The following are encoded together in the Bacillus cereus group sp. RP43 genome:
- a CDS encoding S-layer homology domain-containing protein — translation MKKKLLKVATSLTLMGGIFLTINDASAYAELEDEMIIFHDVADDHWARTEIYNLAHHNIMVGYGNERFGVGDNVTREQAAAVLFRALKMPQGLEYLENPYNDINDNSTMFSYEIKALTTRRIFKGDDNGNFRPKDALTRAEVAQILATAYEFKVKEKHTFTDIPENHWAKDAISALQSNKAIVGTGNGLFEPEKLVTREQYAKFLDNAIHRFYAND, via the coding sequence ATGAAGAAAAAATTATTGAAGGTAGCTACATCGTTAACGTTAATGGGAGGTATATTTCTAACTATAAATGATGCATCTGCTTATGCTGAACTTGAAGATGAGATGATTATATTTCATGATGTAGCAGATGATCATTGGGCACGTACAGAAATATATAATTTAGCACACCATAACATTATGGTTGGCTATGGAAATGAAAGATTCGGTGTGGGAGATAATGTAACACGTGAACAAGCAGCAGCAGTACTTTTCCGTGCGCTTAAAATGCCTCAAGGACTAGAATATTTAGAGAATCCGTATAATGATATTAATGACAACTCAACAATGTTTTCTTATGAAATTAAAGCATTAACGACACGTCGTATTTTTAAAGGTGATGACAATGGGAATTTCCGTCCAAAGGATGCGCTAACTCGCGCAGAAGTAGCGCAAATACTTGCGACAGCATATGAATTTAAAGTGAAAGAAAAACATACATTTACTGATATACCAGAAAACCATTGGGCTAAAGATGCGATAAGCGCCTTACAATCTAATAAAGCTATAGTTGGAACTGGTAATGGTTTATTTGAACCAGAAAAACTTGTAACACGTGAACAGTATGCGAAGTTCTTAGATAATGCCATTCATAGATTCTACGCAAACGATTAA
- a CDS encoding S-layer homology domain-containing protein — translation MREMKKLLKIATSLTLIGGIFVSGNIVSANTDVIQQSPPPPDIMLEFDDLANDHWAYNEIMNLVYHRIMYGYGNGKFGVEDNITREQAAAVLHRALNLKRSPFEENPYEDISGKSTMFPYEILHLTSLGIFKGDENGNFRPKATLTRAELAQILTKAYELKTKHPHTFTDIPENYWARDAISALQSNKVVVGTGDGKFEPEMLVTRGQFAKFLQQAIYNSPAKWE, via the coding sequence ATGAGAGAGATGAAAAAGTTATTAAAGATAGCGACATCATTAACTTTAATAGGGGGGATATTTGTTAGCGGTAATATTGTTTCAGCAAATACAGATGTAATTCAACAATCTCCACCTCCACCTGATATTATGCTAGAATTTGATGATTTAGCAAATGATCATTGGGCTTATAATGAAATTATGAATTTAGTATATCACCGTATTATGTATGGATATGGAAACGGTAAGTTTGGGGTAGAAGATAATATAACACGTGAACAAGCAGCAGCAGTACTACATCGCGCACTCAATTTAAAAAGAAGTCCATTTGAAGAGAATCCATATGAAGATATTAGTGGGAAATCAACAATGTTCCCTTACGAAATTTTACATTTAACAAGCCTTGGTATTTTTAAAGGAGACGAAAATGGGAATTTCCGTCCGAAAGCAACATTGACTCGTGCAGAATTAGCACAAATTTTAACGAAAGCATATGAGTTAAAAACAAAGCACCCGCACACATTTACAGATATACCAGAAAACTATTGGGCAAGAGATGCAATTAGTGCATTGCAGTCTAATAAAGTCGTGGTAGGAACCGGAGATGGTAAGTTCGAACCAGAAATGCTCGTTACACGTGGGCAATTTGCTAAGTTTTTACAACAAGCAATTTATAATTCACCAGCGAAATGGGAATAA
- a CDS encoding DMT family transporter — MFHSKSMPAIKMILSMSIFGSIGFFSVQTGLPSFELVFIRCICATLFLTLCWFATGQYKNEKWNKKEIVQILACGVFLVFNWVFLFKAFELMSITIAISVYHLAPIIVLMIGSIVFKERLTVFAVMSIVICFIGTVLVAGVDGSMSLEKLMSSGMVWALLAALFYAFTTLLGKGIQHTSAYAMTFLQTFLGIFLLLPFVDFGQFQGLTEMNWMMITATGLIHTGFVYYLFFDSLRDLPTRLISVLVFLDPAVAILLDTVFTGFRPTSMQIVGIVLIFVGMAFTFRKTKDEKVVVKENTYYEL, encoded by the coding sequence TTGTTTCATTCAAAATCAATGCCGGCTATAAAAATGATCCTTTCGATGTCTATTTTCGGATCGATTGGATTTTTTTCTGTCCAAACGGGTTTACCATCTTTTGAATTAGTATTTATTCGTTGTATTTGTGCGACTTTATTTTTAACGCTATGTTGGTTTGCAACAGGACAATATAAAAATGAGAAATGGAATAAAAAAGAAATTGTGCAAATATTAGCGTGTGGTGTATTTCTCGTTTTTAACTGGGTGTTTTTATTTAAAGCGTTTGAACTCATGTCGATTACAATTGCGATTTCAGTGTATCATCTCGCTCCAATTATCGTATTAATGATCGGTAGTATCGTATTTAAAGAGAGACTTACAGTATTTGCTGTTATGTCCATTGTTATTTGTTTTATCGGTACAGTGTTAGTAGCTGGAGTGGACGGTAGTATGTCGCTTGAGAAGTTAATGTCATCTGGAATGGTATGGGCACTTCTTGCGGCTTTATTTTATGCTTTTACCACGTTACTAGGAAAGGGGATTCAGCATACGAGTGCATATGCGATGACCTTTTTACAAACGTTTTTAGGCATATTTTTATTGCTACCATTCGTAGATTTCGGACAGTTTCAAGGATTAACAGAGATGAATTGGATGATGATTACTGCGACAGGACTTATACATACTGGGTTTGTATATTACTTATTTTTTGACAGTTTAAGAGATTTACCGACGAGACTTATTTCTGTATTAGTGTTTTTAGATCCTGCTGTTGCAATTTTGTTAGATACGGTCTTTACCGGTTTTAGACCGACTAGTATGCAAATTGTAGGGATTGTCTTAATATTTGTAGGAATGGCGTTTACTTTTCGAAAAACGAAGGATGAAAAAGTAGTGGTAAAAGAAAATACGTATTATGAATTGTGA
- a CDS encoding M48 family metallopeptidase produces the protein MRKVIGWSLFLYVGFALFIYWYLFGWNHELIPDMYKGTSADPETFMNAKELTLSQDYSRVKNLLFFLATPLEWIILLFVLVLGISRKFEKWSKETTKINVLQVAIYFFYLSLLTTVLALPMQWIGRKVSVDYGISTQSTQSWIKDHVIDFWVNYATMLLIVTILLWLIRKFPKRWWLAGWALSVPFTIFLTFVQPVVIDPLYNDFSTLKNKELETKILAIADKADIPSEHVYEVNMSEKTNALNAYVTGIGKNLRIVMWDTTLQQLKDKEILFIMAHEMGHYVMKHIYWGVASYIFISFIGMYLISRILNMCIRKWGDTLQISKMACFSILPLFFLISSVLSFASQPATNYVSRIEERAADQYALDMTKDGESGVKTFQYLSKTSLSQVNPPALVKFFLYTHPPIFERIHTFEQYEKEKKQ, from the coding sequence GTGAGGAAAGTTATTGGGTGGTCGCTTTTTTTGTACGTCGGGTTTGCGTTATTTATATATTGGTATTTATTTGGATGGAATCATGAACTCATTCCGGACATGTATAAAGGAACGAGTGCAGATCCAGAAACCTTTATGAATGCGAAAGAGCTTACGCTAAGTCAAGATTATTCGCGCGTGAAAAATTTACTTTTCTTTTTAGCGACGCCTCTTGAATGGATTATTTTATTATTTGTACTCGTGCTCGGTATTTCAAGAAAGTTTGAGAAATGGTCGAAGGAAACGACCAAAATAAATGTCTTACAAGTTGCGATTTATTTCTTTTATTTATCACTACTAACAACAGTTCTTGCATTACCGATGCAATGGATCGGACGTAAAGTATCCGTTGATTACGGAATATCTACGCAAAGCACACAAAGCTGGATAAAAGATCATGTCATCGATTTTTGGGTGAACTATGCGACTATGTTACTCATTGTTACGATTTTGTTATGGCTTATCCGTAAATTCCCGAAGAGATGGTGGCTAGCAGGATGGGCGCTCTCTGTTCCGTTTACGATTTTTTTAACGTTTGTGCAACCTGTTGTAATTGATCCACTTTATAATGATTTTTCAACGCTGAAAAATAAGGAATTAGAAACGAAAATTTTAGCGATCGCAGATAAAGCTGATATTCCATCTGAACATGTATATGAAGTAAATATGTCGGAAAAAACGAATGCGTTAAATGCATATGTAACAGGAATTGGAAAAAACCTTCGTATTGTAATGTGGGATACAACACTTCAGCAGTTAAAAGATAAAGAGATTTTATTTATTATGGCCCATGAAATGGGACATTACGTAATGAAACATATATATTGGGGCGTTGCGAGTTATATTTTCATATCGTTTATAGGTATGTATTTAATTAGTCGTATTTTAAATATGTGTATTCGAAAATGGGGAGATACGCTGCAAATTTCCAAAATGGCATGTTTTTCAATTTTACCTTTATTTTTCTTAATTTCCTCTGTATTATCGTTTGCATCACAACCAGCAACAAACTACGTTTCTCGTATAGAGGAACGGGCGGCAGATCAATACGCTCTAGACATGACGAAAGATGGGGAATCAGGTGTGAAAACATTTCAATATTTATCAAAAACGAGCTTAAGCCAAGTGAATCCGCCTGCGTTAGTGAAGTTTTTCTTATATACACATCCACCAATTTTCGAAAGAATTCATACGTTCGAACAATATGAAAAAGAGAAGAAGCAGTAG
- a CDS encoding DUF2101 family protein, which yields MNETISSNKFFYLILLSIVLITTVNVILRWEEAYFFMYLALHLLGVLCISGGMVTEKKSDESVNYMCVIGLVLLLAVQGIMKYSSFSVQDFSLLIDVLP from the coding sequence ATGAATGAAACAATATCATCAAATAAGTTTTTTTATTTGATTTTACTTAGCATAGTGCTAATAACGACAGTAAATGTTATTCTCCGCTGGGAGGAAGCCTACTTTTTCATGTATTTAGCGCTCCATTTATTAGGGGTTTTATGTATAAGTGGTGGCATGGTTACTGAAAAAAAGAGTGACGAAAGTGTTAACTATATGTGTGTGATCGGTCTTGTTTTACTTTTAGCTGTACAAGGTATTATGAAATATAGTTCTTTTTCTGTACAAGATTTCAGTTTGTTAATAGATGTACTGCCTTAA
- a CDS encoding type II CAAX endopeptidase family protein, giving the protein MNPFQTMRARYFLIVFALLILVARNSNELLENTFHIQNSSFINIFIFYILPIIWLFYGYRKHRVSFSLFINRNETFNLVQVLYIAIMLCIFSYGYLILYMYSFAWITPDFIMNALHEPIIDSTGGYVYQFIMVVFIAPIVGEFVFRGFLLQRFAAKWGTSIAMIAVALLFAILHVDFLGAAVFSIVLSIVYIRTKSLLMPIVIHMLNNTFVLCASFLVSRGKIMSFADFSNYTTFFPGLIIFITGLNLVLIFLFVNRKYWSKEVPVIYAEQVKSFADVVGDK; this is encoded by the coding sequence GTGAATCCGTTTCAAACGATGCGAGCTAGATATTTTTTAATTGTATTTGCATTATTAATTTTAGTAGCACGAAATAGTAATGAATTGCTAGAAAATACATTTCATATACAAAATTCTTCTTTTATAAATATTTTTATATTTTATATCCTTCCAATAATATGGCTGTTTTACGGATATAGAAAGCATCGTGTTTCATTTTCATTATTTATTAATAGAAACGAAACATTTAACCTAGTGCAAGTTTTGTACATCGCGATTATGCTATGTATTTTTAGTTACGGCTATCTTATTTTGTATATGTACAGCTTTGCATGGATTACACCAGATTTTATTATGAATGCCTTGCATGAACCGATTATAGATAGTACCGGAGGATATGTATATCAATTTATCATGGTTGTATTTATCGCGCCTATTGTCGGAGAATTTGTTTTTCGAGGATTTTTACTTCAGCGTTTTGCAGCAAAATGGGGAACGAGTATAGCGATGATTGCAGTGGCACTTTTATTTGCGATATTACATGTCGATTTTCTCGGTGCCGCCGTATTTAGTATCGTATTATCAATCGTATATATTCGTACGAAAAGCTTACTCATGCCAATTGTGATACATATGTTAAACAATACATTTGTACTCTGTGCATCTTTCCTAGTAAGTAGAGGAAAGATCATGAGTTTTGCAGATTTCTCAAACTATACGACGTTCTTTCCAGGACTTATTATTTTTATAACAGGATTAAATTTAGTACTCATTTTTTTATTTGTTAACCGCAAATACTGGAGTAAAGAAGTGCCAGTTATATATGCAGAGCAGGTAAAGAGTTTTGCAGATGTAGTGGGAGATAAATGA
- a CDS encoding response regulator transcription factor — protein MYQANILLVDDETAILQLLTTILEKEGFSHITTATSAELALSLTKQNNYDLIILDVMLPGQSGFDICPIIRQQTDCPIFFLSAKASDLDKISGFSYGADDYITKPFNPLEVVARMKAQLRRHMKQTVPHEQNAHSISFGRFEIDQHSAELTVHGHVVECSAQLFQLLLFFCENPNYVFSKEEIYEKVWGAPAYNGDDNTVMVHIRKLREKIEQDPSKPEYIKTVRGLGYKFITK, from the coding sequence ATGTATCAAGCAAATATATTACTCGTCGATGATGAAACAGCAATTTTACAACTACTAACTACCATTCTTGAAAAAGAAGGTTTTTCTCATATTACAACTGCAACATCAGCTGAATTAGCTTTATCTCTCACCAAGCAAAACAATTACGATTTAATTATTTTAGATGTCATGCTTCCTGGACAATCTGGTTTTGATATTTGTCCGATTATTCGCCAACAAACAGATTGTCCGATTTTCTTCCTATCAGCGAAGGCATCTGATTTAGATAAAATATCTGGATTTTCATACGGTGCAGATGATTATATTACGAAGCCATTTAATCCATTAGAAGTCGTAGCTCGTATGAAAGCACAACTTCGAAGACATATGAAACAAACCGTACCACACGAACAAAACGCACACTCCATTTCATTTGGGAGATTTGAAATTGATCAACATTCCGCAGAACTTACAGTACATGGACACGTTGTCGAATGTTCCGCCCAACTGTTTCAACTACTACTCTTCTTTTGCGAGAATCCGAACTACGTATTTTCGAAAGAAGAAATATACGAAAAAGTTTGGGGAGCACCTGCCTATAATGGAGATGATAATACTGTTATGGTTCACATTCGAAAACTACGTGAAAAAATTGAACAAGATCCAAGTAAACCAGAATACATAAAAACAGTTCGTGGACTTGGCTATAAGTTCATTACAAAGTAG
- a CDS encoding ATP-binding protein, with translation MNFNKRLIIQFILQHVFVLVTLLIAVVASFSYLIFLLNSTLYEPNISDYDTFTISEYISSEDNNITLKSEVKDLITEKSDWLQIVDEDGKVLYNFNTPNDVPTSYTKTSLLTYLQNSSNNIYKFNYWEIELEKKPVIVIYGAKLKSNALLKTIQQGHPSLSLNEFALTEQEKQLMSKEKATLQIFNNNGEEVFSYPTGKKKTFSAIKTALNEKEPWNYKENTSSFYDSNSGHLVVVSAPNAHYYPDDVLDDVFTKKLLIGCSLILLIVFVYLVILSIWYGNKFGKPLLHTMRWLKNIAGGKYEEPVSKKGKPVRFRRSGKEKWSFRIFKDVTNSLEHLSITLKKNDAMRKVLQQTREEWITGLTHDLKTPLSSIYGYALLLESKQYNWTDQDIQQFGHVMKEKSQYMTTLIDDLSLTYQLKNDTLPAQHVNVEINQFVRKVLLQFINNPTLQNQNIEFVPSSSKIQYFIEEKWFQRIIENLLANAVKHNNETTNVIVKLSQNANFFTLSISDNGKGMDDKTKELLFERYYRGTNTEESNIGTGLGLAITKQLVHAHNGTISIDSELGQGTTIILVFPL, from the coding sequence ATGAATTTTAATAAGAGACTTATAATCCAGTTTATCTTACAACACGTTTTTGTCTTAGTTACGTTACTTATCGCAGTAGTTGCTTCTTTTTCTTATTTAATTTTTCTTCTTAATAGTACTTTATATGAACCTAATATTTCTGATTATGATACCTTTACAATCTCCGAATATATTTCTTCTGAAGACAATAACATTACTTTAAAATCTGAGGTAAAAGATTTAATAACAGAAAAGAGTGATTGGCTTCAAATTGTAGATGAAGATGGAAAGGTCCTTTACAACTTTAATACGCCTAACGATGTTCCTACCTCTTACACAAAGACATCCTTACTTACGTATTTACAGAATAGCAGCAACAATATTTATAAATTTAACTATTGGGAAATTGAATTAGAAAAGAAACCAGTGATCGTTATTTACGGTGCCAAACTAAAAAGTAATGCATTACTAAAAACGATACAACAAGGACATCCTTCTTTATCATTAAATGAATTTGCATTAACTGAACAAGAAAAGCAATTAATGTCTAAAGAAAAAGCAACACTGCAAATATTTAATAACAATGGCGAAGAAGTTTTTTCCTATCCGACTGGGAAGAAAAAAACATTTTCGGCTATAAAAACGGCTCTTAATGAAAAAGAACCGTGGAATTATAAAGAAAATACATCTAGTTTTTACGATTCAAATAGCGGGCATCTCGTCGTTGTATCCGCCCCAAACGCTCATTATTATCCAGATGATGTATTAGATGATGTATTTACCAAGAAACTTCTAATCGGATGCAGCTTAATCCTCCTTATTGTGTTTGTTTATTTAGTCATTCTTTCAATTTGGTATGGAAATAAGTTTGGAAAGCCTTTATTACACACGATGCGCTGGCTTAAAAACATAGCCGGAGGAAAATATGAAGAACCTGTTAGTAAAAAAGGCAAACCTGTTCGGTTCCGGCGCTCCGGTAAAGAAAAATGGTCGTTCCGCATATTTAAAGATGTTACAAACTCACTAGAGCACCTTTCTATTACTTTGAAAAAGAACGATGCAATGAGAAAAGTTTTGCAACAAACACGTGAAGAGTGGATTACCGGCCTGACGCATGATCTAAAAACACCGCTTAGCTCTATATACGGCTATGCATTATTACTAGAATCGAAGCAATATAATTGGACTGATCAAGACATTCAACAATTCGGCCATGTAATGAAAGAAAAATCTCAATATATGACTACATTAATTGACGACTTAAGCTTAACATATCAATTAAAAAATGATACTCTTCCTGCGCAACACGTAAATGTTGAAATTAATCAGTTCGTCCGAAAAGTACTATTACAATTTATTAATAACCCGACACTACAAAATCAAAACATTGAATTCGTGCCAAGTTCAAGCAAAATCCAATATTTTATTGAAGAAAAATGGTTCCAGCGTATTATCGAAAACTTATTAGCAAACGCTGTAAAACATAATAATGAAACGACAAACGTAATCGTAAAACTTTCGCAAAATGCTAACTTCTTTACACTATCTATTTCAGATAACGGAAAAGGTATGGATGATAAAACGAAAGAACTTCTATTCGAGCGATATTACAGAGGAACGAATACAGAAGAAAGCAACATCGGAACTGGACTTGGTCTCGCCATTACAAAACAGCTCGTTCATGCCCATAACGGAACGATTTCCATTGATAGTGAGCTTGGACAAGGAACGACGATTATACTTGTATTTCCATTGTAA
- a CDS encoding AraC family transcriptional regulator, whose product MESYETQIQRSIDYIEEDVMEKQTLRNLARVAGFSESHFHRVFQALVGDTVMEYVRKRRLARAAYQLSHTDEKVIDIAFEHGFQSHETFTRAFKKLFQMTPSEYRKQEIETPMYYRVNVKQRKLNPYLGGIQMEYRIVNKPEFLMAGYELKTTSKEGKNHQDIPAFWQEYLQKDLGTTIPNRKDTSQWVELGLCTDFNLETGDFTYIIGMEVTDFENVPNEIAKRTFPAATYAVFTTPKVPHEEMVPSIHQTWNAVFSEWFPHSGYEHCGVTEFELYDERCHEDKSEFAQVELWIPVKKK is encoded by the coding sequence ATGGAAAGCTATGAAACACAAATTCAAAGGTCAATTGATTATATTGAGGAAGATGTAATGGAAAAACAAACGCTGCGTAATTTAGCACGTGTTGCAGGTTTTTCTGAGTCGCATTTTCATCGTGTATTCCAGGCGTTAGTAGGCGATACAGTAATGGAGTATGTTCGAAAGAGGAGGTTAGCCCGGGCAGCTTATCAACTTTCTCATACGGATGAAAAAGTTATTGATATCGCATTTGAGCATGGCTTTCAATCTCACGAAACGTTCACGAGAGCCTTTAAAAAATTATTTCAAATGACACCGAGTGAATATCGAAAACAAGAAATAGAAACACCGATGTATTACAGAGTGAATGTAAAACAAAGAAAATTAAATCCGTATTTAGGGGGCATACAAATGGAATATCGTATTGTAAATAAACCAGAATTTTTAATGGCAGGTTATGAACTGAAGACGACAAGTAAAGAAGGGAAAAACCATCAAGACATTCCAGCATTTTGGCAAGAATATTTACAAAAAGATCTTGGAACGACAATTCCGAATCGTAAAGATACGAGTCAATGGGTAGAGCTTGGATTATGTACTGATTTTAATTTAGAAACAGGGGACTTCACTTATATTATCGGAATGGAAGTTACAGACTTTGAAAATGTACCAAATGAAATTGCAAAGCGTACATTCCCAGCAGCAACATATGCCGTATTTACAACGCCGAAAGTTCCTCATGAAGAAATGGTACCATCTATCCACCAAACGTGGAATGCAGTATTCTCAGAATGGTTCCCGCATTCAGGGTATGAACATTGCGGAGTTACAGAGTTCGAACTATACGATGAGCGTTGCCACGAAGATAAGAGTGAGTTTGCTCAAGTAGAGCTTTGGATACCGGTGAAGAAAAAATAA
- a CDS encoding RNA polymerase sigma factor, whose amino-acid sequence MKRKQSLEEIYSEHMHDLFRYLLSLTGDSHYAEDLMQETFYRMLVHIDYYKGEEIRPWLFTIAYNAFIDWYRKEKKYKTTQIEEFHLPNVPSTEHSYFVKHEIASWLQSISSLPLERRNVLLLRDYYGFSYKEIAEMTGLSLAKVKIELHRGRKAAKSIKE is encoded by the coding sequence GTGAAACGCAAACAATCATTAGAAGAAATTTACTCAGAGCACATGCATGATTTATTTCGCTATCTTCTCTCCCTAACCGGAGATTCTCACTATGCTGAAGATCTCATGCAGGAAACGTTTTACCGAATGCTCGTCCACATTGATTATTATAAAGGAGAAGAAATTAGGCCGTGGTTATTTACAATCGCCTACAACGCCTTTATCGATTGGTACCGAAAAGAAAAGAAGTATAAAACAACGCAAATTGAAGAATTCCATTTACCAAACGTGCCAAGTACAGAACACTCTTATTTCGTAAAACATGAGATTGCTAGTTGGTTACAAAGTATATCCTCTCTTCCGCTCGAAAGACGAAATGTGTTACTACTACGAGATTACTACGGATTCTCTTATAAGGAAATAGCAGAAATGACTGGTCTCTCGTTAGCAAAAGTAAAAATTGAATTACACCGAGGACGAAAAGCAGCAAAAAGCATAAAGGAGTGA
- a CDS encoding anti sigma factor C-terminal domain-containing protein produces the protein MVCAEFKKLWEKYENGTLTHDEQEKLESHIETCAECEAHLDELLAKSEPVKKKLPPKDLKVPFWRIKWKHRLQTLGFILAICLVIYMIGGVLSAFYFQADNDKRLKEIRDVPSLALEATIPNSRVMGGGTSVEAFFRTNSQFDLVKTIGKKEMPLGTIETSSFLSSLNITNKSWVNMHYQPNIHFVHPKIKQGDYLKEASKKVWDTLAKVHEGTVAEVAISFDKAYTLKELEPLLYSVFEAQELPPTPVWYALDTGQERINEEDFILSGSDFIGFPEHIGFLDDETEKQKTQEDKVIEMMRILSTHKKTVSTVAMLPESELNLDKRYKYVKDNGVKVYGIVITGPSKELLKLQNSPHIRYATLGDIEVWNWFDH, from the coding sequence ATGGTTTGTGCAGAGTTTAAAAAACTATGGGAAAAATATGAAAACGGTACACTCACACATGACGAACAAGAAAAGTTAGAAAGTCATATAGAAACTTGTGCAGAATGTGAAGCTCATTTAGATGAATTGCTTGCGAAGAGTGAACCCGTAAAGAAAAAATTACCGCCAAAAGATCTTAAAGTTCCTTTTTGGAGAATTAAGTGGAAACATCGGTTACAAACGCTTGGCTTTATACTAGCAATTTGCCTCGTTATATATATGATTGGCGGAGTATTATCTGCCTTTTATTTTCAAGCTGATAATGATAAACGACTAAAAGAAATACGAGATGTTCCTTCTCTTGCACTTGAAGCAACTATCCCAAACAGCCGCGTTATGGGCGGCGGAACAAGTGTAGAAGCTTTCTTTCGAACAAACAGCCAATTTGATTTAGTAAAAACGATTGGTAAAAAAGAAATGCCACTCGGTACAATAGAAACGAGCAGCTTCTTATCTTCTTTAAATATCACAAATAAATCTTGGGTGAATATGCACTATCAGCCGAACATCCACTTTGTTCATCCAAAAATAAAACAAGGTGATTATTTGAAAGAAGCATCTAAAAAGGTTTGGGATACACTTGCAAAGGTACATGAGGGAACAGTTGCAGAAGTAGCAATTTCTTTTGACAAAGCTTACACTTTAAAAGAATTAGAACCACTTTTATATAGCGTATTTGAAGCACAAGAACTCCCTCCAACTCCTGTATGGTACGCTTTAGACACAGGACAAGAAAGAATAAATGAAGAAGATTTCATACTATCTGGAAGCGACTTTATAGGATTTCCAGAACATATAGGATTCCTTGATGATGAAACAGAAAAACAGAAAACGCAAGAAGACAAAGTAATTGAAATGATGCGTATTCTTTCTACACATAAAAAAACTGTAAGTACAGTTGCTATGCTTCCTGAAAGCGAACTAAACTTAGATAAACGTTATAAATATGTAAAAGATAACGGCGTAAAAGTATACGGCATTGTCATTACTGGACCGTCGAAAGAGTTATTAAAATTACAAAACTCCCCTCACATACGTTATGCTACTCTTGGAGATATTGAGGTTTGGAATTGGTTTGATCATTAA
- a CDS encoding HD domain-containing protein has protein sequence MVISDVIYGEFKVDKVLEELILSKAVQRLKGVHQAGASYLMNEKWNVTRFDHSVGAMLLIKKLGGSVEEQIAGLLHDVSHTAFSHVIDYVFDNENESYHEEIFSAVVKNSEIPAILSKHGYNYEDILLDDSKWTLLERSAPELCADRVDYTLRDMFTYGYISLEEAQDFLNDLIEVNGKMVLQNIEIAEWFTKTYYKEVIDFFMKPMNIYGNDMLAKTLKLALHKKIIHPDDFLLEDHELITKLRLCKDQEVDALLRKVHPSIEVKEDRNEYDLHQKNKVRLIDPPLLREGKIVQSSVVSEKIRQMSDIAYEKAVRGTYVKVISE, from the coding sequence GTGGTTATATCAGATGTTATATACGGTGAGTTTAAAGTAGATAAAGTGTTAGAAGAATTAATTTTAAGTAAAGCTGTGCAAAGGCTGAAAGGGGTTCATCAGGCCGGAGCAAGTTACTTAATGAATGAGAAATGGAATGTAACACGTTTTGATCATTCAGTTGGTGCTATGTTGTTAATTAAAAAACTTGGTGGTTCAGTAGAAGAACAGATTGCTGGTTTGCTGCATGACGTATCGCATACTGCTTTTTCCCATGTGATCGATTACGTTTTTGATAACGAAAATGAAAGTTATCATGAAGAAATATTTAGTGCTGTCGTGAAAAACTCGGAAATCCCGGCGATTCTTTCAAAACATGGTTATAACTATGAAGATATTTTGTTAGATGATTCGAAGTGGACATTACTTGAAAGATCTGCGCCAGAATTATGTGCAGACCGAGTGGATTACACATTACGGGATATGTTTACATATGGATATATTTCTTTAGAAGAAGCTCAAGACTTTTTAAATGATTTAATCGAAGTTAATGGGAAAATGGTTCTTCAAAATATTGAAATTGCAGAATGGTTTACGAAGACGTATTACAAAGAAGTAATTGATTTCTTTATGAAACCAATGAATATTTATGGAAACGATATGTTAGCTAAAACGTTAAAATTAGCTCTTCATAAAAAGATAATCCATCCAGATGATTTTCTTCTTGAAGATCATGAGCTTATTACGAAATTGCGGCTATGTAAAGATCAAGAAGTAGATGCTTTATTAAGAAAAGTTCATCCAAGTATAGAAGTAAAAGAAGATAGAAATGAGTATGATCTACATCAGAAAAATAAAGTGCGTCTCATTGACCCACCCTTACTTCGTGAAGGGAAAATCGTTCAGTCGTCTGTCGTATCAGAAAAAATAAGACAGATGAGCGATATCGCTTATGAAAAAGCGGTAAGAGGGACGTATGTGAAAGTGATTTCTGAGTAA